The sequence AGCAGGGAGGAGGCCGCGACACCAGTCTGTCTGGCCTCGTCTTTGTTCCTGTGGAGGCGAAAAAGAAACGAAACTGAAGACGATTTAAAAGTTTTTCAGACACTTTTCTCTAAGCTATCGCTGTTTCTGCTTCCTGTAAAACTCACAAACATTTAGAGGGTGCCGAGAGTGGGTGTGACAAAACAACCCTGTGCAACAGCGCTGCTGCTGGAGCGTTAATCTAACTCATGATACCGCAaaacgtgtgcgcgcgcacgtgtgtgcctgcgtgcgtgcgtgtgtgcgtgcgtgcgtttgcAACCCTACCCATGCAAAACAACCAGCACGCAACAAGTGCTCCTGGAGTCGAGCACTACTCAGTGATGCTGCGGtctgtgcacgcgcgcgcgcgcatgtttgtacatgtgcgcGCGTCCACACGTGTGTATGCGTGAACCTTTTGAATGTGGGTAACAGAACCTCAAACGTTATTTTCCTGCTCTTTCACACCCAGTGTACTCAATGCCCTTAACTAAAGCGTCGCTGCACGTCAGGCCAAGGACCCTGAGCCCAGGACACATTAAAACACTCTATCAGCGTAAGTACGGACGGCGACGTATAGTATGTGACAGAGatgacaatttaaaaaaaaaaccgatgaaattaccccaccccaccccgccgccgccgccgcctccccgTCATGAACCGCTGAAGGTCCCCTGACCCCACTTTGAGAAGCGCTCTTGTAGGCAGTTTCCAAAGAGGCGGCTTCATGCGCGTGAGTCACCCGGGGTACGTGAAGCAGCATCATGATAGGACGCGCGTGGTGGCGCATCGCTGACGTTTGCCAAATGGAAGAGGTCTCCGCAGCACCCGCGCGCTCACTTCTTCTCTCAGGGGGGGCACACGTAGAAGGATAATGGCAACAACGCTGGCTTTGTTAAGGATTACGCCAGGTGAGGGCCACACCCCATCCCACCACCTcgcccccccccaataaaaaaaTCCATGCTCATAATGGAAACGGCATGGCGGGGAGTTTAGCTGCAGCAAAGTGGAACTGGATCCTCATGCTGGAAAGCTAGGCACGGAGGCGCGGAGGCAGAGGAAGTGCTCTGCAATACGGTCACAAACAGGTCCCGGTGCCCCTACAGAAAAGCCTTTGTCGGGGCGTTGCTAAGTGACAGCGCTGAACACCCCCGCGGAGGACGGGCGTGTTTATTATGAGTTAAAATAAAGATCAAGGTCGCCGCTTCGCAGGGTGTCAATAGGAGCGCATACATTAGAACGTCCCTGTACAAGCAGTCAAGGTGAGGACGGATCTGAGAAGAAGAAAAGATATTCAGGTCTCCATGAAAAGTGCATGGTAGAAGATCAAATCTGATCAAATTCGGTTTATTCCACGTCGTTCACtccatttccaaaaaaaaaataaaataaaataaaaattcaaaGCGTGGTAGATCAAAGGAGGCTGGAATGAAACGAAACGGGAAACCATCTGAAGTCGGTGTGTTTATTTTTATACCTGAACTAAAACATAAGGCTAGAATTTACTTTTAACTGTGCCTTGCCTCACTTCCCGGTATGCATAAATGTCAGTGGAAGATTACATATGCATATATGAAGTCATTTTCTACTTTTAACTTGGTTAAGGGGGCGCAGAGCTGAATAGCTGAACTCACAATGAGGAGCTGTGTGCCTAGATAATGTCAAGCATGGCAAATGATTACTCTAACTGGCAGGGAAGGAGAGAGCACTCCATCTGCAATTACACTACTGAATACTGGCTGAATGGCTATAATTGTCCTAGGTGCCATCATTCATATTAGAGATACTGGCAAAACAGAATCAACAGTATGCTATAATAAACTATCATATCCAAATGCAGTCTCAGGGTATCATCTTCGCTTGATTATCATTCAGTGAGAGAAATCCAATAAAATCCAATAAAGAGGGGGAAATGAAATCTGAGCGTGTTTCAAAGTATGTTTGGTTATGGGCATAGCATAGCAATGGGACGGACTTTGAGAAATTCAGATGCTCACACTGCCTCAATAATTAAttgtccaccccaccccccaacacgAACTGAATGGAAATGGAATGACTACAAGCTAGGACCTGGCGCTGTCTTTTCTTTTGCTGTGCTGCCCTCTGCTGGACTCAAATCAGACTGCATTAAAATGTCACACGTTTTGAGTCTCTTGAAACCTCAAGACTTTTATTTTTGCCTGCTTGTATGCTTATGAGAGACATGGCATGTGGAAAGCAGTGTCGAGGTAAAAaaaggaaataataataataataaactttagttATATCGCGCCTTTCTAAACAACGTTGCAAGGTGCCCATCTGAGGCTATCTGAGACAGAAATAGACAGGGGGCAACAGGCTGATGAATTCGTAGGAATTATATAAGTAAATATGAATAATCGAATTTAGTTACGGCGGTTCTGCGAGGGAGGGTCGGGTCTGGACGTCACTTTGCTCAAGTGGAGGAAACACAAAGAGATGCGTAGAAATCAGCCCGGGCAGAAATGTCGACTTACATAAGCCATCCCATCATCTCTCACTTGGCCGAGGATCCGCTCCACAATGCATGATGAAAAAGTGCAGTCCTATTTTAAGAAAGGCTATCTCTGGTCTGAGAGCATCTCAGACAAAATCATTTTGTTCAGTGAGGTGGGCTCCTTTTCCAGTCTTCAAagatgcgcgcgtgcgtgcgtgcgcgtgctctTATTCAGCTACATTAAGCCATATTTGTGAAGATGAATTAGACTTTTTAACCGTCAGATTTGAGGATATTTTGGGCGCTCCTCTCTTCTTCGGGGGTCTATTTTAGGGCTAgtatttgggtttagggttaaaattagaattagcattaggtcaaggttaggggttaggttaaggttaggggcatgtagttctgatggttaaggttaggggctagggaatgacTATAGTCAATGGGGGCCCTCACAAATATAGAAAagcaaccgtgtgtgtgtgtgtgtgtgtgtgtgtgagagagagagagagagagcatatatGCGTCTCGCTGACTGTGTTTACGTCTCCCTTGATGATACAGCATCCCTCTCAATCATTCTCCCTTAACCCACTTGGCAGCCTCTGTTCAGTCCGTCTTGCGCCTCCCTTCATTTCTTTCCAACTCTTATTcaacgtttctctctctctctctctctctctctctctctctctctctctctctctctctctctctctctctctctctctctgtctgtccctctgtctgtctgtctgtctgtctgtctctctctctctctctctctctctctctctctctctctctctctctctctctctctctctctctctctctctctctctctctctctctctctctctctctccctccctccctccctccctctgctccAGCAGCGGCAACAGGGGAAATGAGTCGAGCTCGACTCTTGCAGAAATGAATCCGTTCACAGCAGCGCAGCGGCTTGCATGGAAACTCTGGCTCATTGCACATTTCCTCGCTGCGCCTCGCCACCGACAATAGCTGTCTGCGACCGAGTGTTTTTGAACTGAAACTATTGTGACGTTAAACGCGCTGCTGCAAGACACTGCTCAGCAGATTGCGTTAATTGCACAGGAATGGGAGGTGCCTCGCTATGCTGCGGAGTCGCAGATAACGGCGGACCGAATGCAAATGACACATAAACCGTGATCAGCGTATCGCACAGGCACGTCCTCCCTTAACAATGCTGCGCAATGCCGTGTTGGTTCTTCAAAAAGGGAATTAGCCGGTCCCCTGTCATGAATAAGTGAGGTGTAAGTGGCGTAAATTATACAGGGAACATGTTGACTGACAAAGAAGTAATCGGGTGGTCGTATTGTGCGTGTGTAGTGATGTTTAAATTGGCCGACACCGAGCGTGCCTCCCAATAAATGACCGTCTGGAAGCAGGAAAATGATGCAAGCAAAAGGGAGTCGTGGAAACAACCAGTCGTTAGGTTTTCACGACGAGGGCAGGCTAGCGGATATACGGAGCGCCAGCCTTGCGCACGGCCAGTGCGCTCCTCTCCAAATGATCCGGGGGAAAGGGTGTGTAGCAGGCCCCTAACGTCACTCCAGGGGAGTTGCGAGTGATTTCTGCACTTCCCCAAAAGTTGAGCTGGAGTTTGATCACTCAAGAGGGCACCGATGTTCTCCTCGCAGCGCACATGATCTCAGCCCGGCCgtctcccttcccttccctcttTCTTCGGTGTATTTATTATTTCAGAGAGTTGTCGAGAATGTGTAGCAGGCAAAGGGAGAAGGAATGGCAGTGGACAATTTTCCTATTATTTCTGAACTTCCCATTCACTGAcggctcttcgtcctcttatgactTGTTTCAGCAGTCTGCATACACTGGAGTGGTGCACAGACACAGAAATAGGTAAgaatccccccttttttccccctctctctattaTATATCGGTTTACGACAAGGGCCCTATGCTGGCCATACTATAGCTTTATAAGCAAGAGAAGGGCCGTGCCACCAGGATGTGTCCTACTGAATAGAGTCGTGAATCCTTCTTTATCCTCGTGTCTGAGCGGCATgtctgatttttttgtttttgggaccAACTTGAATTCAAACGCAAGAACAAACCATAAACTGTAATGGGTCCCTGAACAATTCCCCTGAACAGAATAATAGTGGTTGTGTAGTGCCGAGACTGCTCCGGTTACCCAGTAGTCTATGTGACCGCCGCATTAGCAGCGTCTTTATCAGTCTGTGGCTAAACCCGGCTCGAGTTTTTCCCCATCTTGTCAAAtgcgatacccccccccccccatctctcatgTATAGCCAACACCATTAACGCACGATTGTGTTTCTCCACACAAACGAAATGGCCAAGGCAGAAACTTAAAATAGCCCCCTATTGGATGGATGAAAATGTGGGTAACGTTCCATATCTACGACTGGGAGACTTATCTGTGGGACTTGTTTCTGTCCTGGCAGGAATTGGTGTGCCTATGTGGTGCACAGGAACGTGAGTTGCGCCGTCCAGGGAGGAGTGGAGAGTTTGGAGGAGCCGGTGCTGGCTCCCTGCCCCGCCTACCAGCCGGACTGTGAGCAACAAGTGACGTAAGCGTCCCTGGAGCAAGGCATTGGGTGGACGGTTGCGATGACAAACTTTGCATCCCCAAAACAATGTGCATCCCATACGTCCGCGGCCGCGCGGGAACGCGCATGCGTTCACTGCAACCTGTCCTTGATCGTTCACGTTTCCATTTCACGGGAGGAAATAGAAACATCAAGATTGTTTGACTTGATTTGTTTTCACTGTTTTTTAGATTATCAATGCAGTTTTGCAAACAAAGTTTGTAAAACTGTGTCGCTAATCTAAAATAACCAAAAACAGATAACCCACTGatagtaaaagaaaaaagaaaagaaaagaaaagaaaagatgctTCCCACATATTCGCCACAGACATTTGGAAACATATTCTTTTGGGCATACGGAATTTGACATTACAGGGTGCATTGTTACGTTATCCCTTCTTACATTTGATGTCTGTGCCCTGctgaaaaaataatcaaaaacCATTTGAGCATTTTCTGATGTTGTAATGGTTCTTTACTGGAAATTGTAATGGTTTTGATGGTATGTAATGGTCTGTACTGGTACGTCTAATCAGAGCATGTTGTGCTCTATTTGAAACCACCaccctggggtgtccgggtggcgtggcggtctattccgttgcctaccaacacggggatcgcctgttcgaatccccgtgttacctccggcttggttgggagtccctacagacacaattggccatgtctgcaggtggtaagccggatgtgggtatgtgtcctggtagctgctctagcgcttcctctggtcggtcgggccgcctgttgggggggggagtagtagcgtgatccccccccacgcgctatgtccccctggcgaaactcctcactatcaggggaaatgaagcggctggcgactccacatgtatcggaggaggcatgtggtagtctgcagccctccccagatgggcagagggggtggagcagcgaccgggacggctcggaggagtcgggtaattggccggatacaattggggagaaaaggggggtaacCACCAACAACCATTTTGTGCTGCATGGGAAACCATCAAGGTAACCACCAACAACCATTTTGTGCTGCATGGGAAACCATCAAGATAAGGTAAATGGTTTCTGATGGAAACCATTAAAACCATTAGATCAGTGTCCATAAACAAACTTGACGGTTTCCTCTACTGGAAACCATCCATATTctgaggttttttgttttgttttttcagcagGGATGACATTGCATATCATCCTGATGTGATAAAGTATTACATTCAAGCTACTGAATGTAGTTTTACCCCCAAACTACTCAAAACATTTAGAGGAAACAAAGTATATTCCCCTCATAGTGTAATATAGTTGGAGGATGTGAATGACAGACATGATAGAGTGATCTATGACATGAGAGCTGATCAGCTGTAAATTGCTGATGAGTTGTCAGATATGCTTTCAGATGACTTGGCATTTAATTTTAATCCGGTGATATCAGGGATTTGATGTAGCACTTTAATCTCCTGAGAGACAAAAAGAATTTGAAGAGGTATTACGCTGTGGAAAAATACTCTTGGAAAACGACAACTCAGTCACAGAGACGAACCTTCCAAGTTTCCACGTGACAGTGAAAAGGCCTCAGACCTCATTTCCCCATCACTAAACTCTGCTATACAGTGTTGAATTTAGTCAGTGTTGGGATAAGCTTTTAAAACATTTTAGATATGCTGAAATTATAAATGCTGTCGCCTTAAATTTTACCATTTCCCCATACATCCATTGTTTAttgtttgtctttttgttttgtttgtttgtttgtttgtttgtttgttttatttagaCAAGCCAGTACAATATTACCTATATGGGTGCCGGTTGGAACCTGAAGGGGAAAAAATGGCAATTTTTTTCAAGCATAATCAAATTTCCAGATGTTACACGTGACTTGACCCTGCCTTTGGGGAAGTGATGTCATCTATTGTTTCTTCAGAAATGCTTTTTCTTGGCTAGAAAGTTGAAATACTCTTGGCAATGGCTTACATAAACCCAGAGCAGCTgcagtatgaaggagtaaaatgTTCTTTTGTATGATTTATCTTTTTTTAGAATAACCTGCTATACGCATGGGTCTGTTGCGGATATTCATCTAAATCATCCTTTTTTATTTTGGTGTTAAAAATATAGATTTTCAAAATTTGGTTTTATTGAAAAATATGTCTTATATTACAGGTTTAAAACTCGGTTTCGACCTACATATAAAATTGCCTTCAAGACTGTCACAGAGTTAGAATGGAGATGCTGCCCTGGTCACCAAGGACCAGACTGTAAAGATTTGAAAACATCTCCCAAACAACAAACTGTGCAGGGAACACAACCTTACCTCCAGCCCAATCTTGGCTATACCACCAGACATACCCAGAGTAAGACACAAAACCTCTACACTGACTCAAAGGCTTATCATTGTGGCAACATTTAATTATTCCTATTTAGAAATTTAACGATAGAAAAATTTGTAATCTTCAATTACAGGGCCAGAGCGGAGAGAGACAGGGCACCATGAAGTGAGACACAGTGGGACAGATAAGGTGCGTCTTCTGGAGGGTGAAGTTCAGCGCCTCTCTCAGACAGTCCTGGACCTCCAGACAGCTTTGACAGGGTTAACTGCCAACCTCCGCACAGACTTGCAGGAGGACACCAACAAGATGCTGGTTACTCTCCTCAACAATATGCGGCCGCCAGACAGTGGCATGTCTACAGGCATGGAGGAGAGCCCAGCTGTGCTAGATGGTCACCAAACTACTAGAGCTGGGTTAGGTGGGGACAGGGGAGTAGAAAACATATTGGCCAGGTTGGATGACTTGAGCAATGCCCTAAAGAGCAAAGATGAAGCTTTGGAAGAACTAAGAGGAACAGTGACAAGCCATGAGGGGCAAATCAGGTTGCTAATGGATGCCTCACAATCTCAGGCTCCAGCCATGGTGGAAGGTAGTGCTCCCACTGACCTTGATGTTCTTCAGACCTACATTGATAATAAGCTTGAGAAGCTTAAGAAGGAGCTAGATCAGAGTGTGGAGGAACATATGAACAAGTTGCAAAGCTCCTGCAATGACACAATCCAGACCCTACAAAAGACCTGTGAAGAGGGTCACGATCAAGGCCTGGTCAGCCTGTCCAAGCTGGTGGACACCAAAGAGGCAGACCTCAGGAAGGAGATCAGGGAGCTGCGTCTGGACATGGTTGCTGCAGACGGACCTATACGGACTCAAAGACAGACTGATCCATCCAAACAGGAAGTGGATCGCAGCGACTACAAAGACTTGTGGCGTGAGATTGGCCGCATTGCAGAAGCTCACCGCACCCTGAACGTTCGCATTGACAACGAGCTGGCCCACCTGTCGGCACCTCAGCTGGATGATGAGTATGGCCCACTCATTGAGGAGCTAGAGACACGCATAAACATCACAGAGCAAAATTCAGAGCTTCAATTGTTCTATATAGAAGAAAAACTGACACATACGATTGCAGACAAAGTAGCAGCACTTCAGCAGACACTGGATGAGCGTCCTGAACAACATGGAAGACCAGTTCACCAACATGCTGGTGGAAATAAGCAATAACTCATTCCCTGGGATGTTGGGGACTCCATGGATGCCATCCAGGCAGAAGTCAACCAAAACAAGTTCCTCCTCCAAGGCTTGGAGGACAAGGTCAACGCTGTTGGAGATTTGTGCTCTGCAGGATGTACAAGTACAGAAGGTGCTGTAAGTACAGACAGTTCTCCTCCTATATCAGACAATCTGAAAAACATCATGAAGGATCTACAACTGGTGTAGGATGACGTGGATGTTCTCAACTCAGACGTCAATAGCAACTCAGACAAGCTGAAGCAACTAGAAGATTTTATCAACAGGGAGTCAGTTGGACACCAGAGAAGTGCCAAGACCATGGAGGACTTTCAAAAGGGATTAGTCAATCTCCAAGACAATGTGATTGGCCTGGCTGGTGCTGTTAAAGAGTTGGGTGACTCGCTCAGCAAATACACCCTGGATCTTCAGAGAGTGAACACAACATGCTGCCAGGCAGGCAGACCAGCACAGGACTCAAGTTTGGGGAAAGGGGGCATCTGCTGGTACAGTATCCACTGATCAGTCAGCAGTAACCAACAGCCAAATGGGGGGAGCTTAGGAACAGACTCGATACTCTCAGCAATCAGATGTCATCTGAACTGAGCCGATGTGAGAGAACAACCCAGGTGTCACGGACAAAATTTCGGCTGTAGATGGACGTGTGACCAGACTTGAAAAGGTGTGCGGAACGATGGATGAAATGTCTGCTGGTGTTGAAAGAAAGGATGAGCTTGAGAGGCATGTTGCCGGTCTGAGGGACCGGGTTCACGGGATGAACGCCACCGTGGGGACTCACACCAGCGACATCAGATC is a genomic window of Lampris incognitus isolate fLamInc1 chromosome 14, fLamInc1.hap2, whole genome shotgun sequence containing:
- the emilin2a gene encoding LOW QUALITY PROTEIN: EMILIN-2 (The sequence of the model RefSeq protein was modified relative to this genomic sequence to represent the inferred CDS: inserted 1 base in 1 codon; deleted 3 bases in 2 codons; substituted 1 base at 1 genomic stop codon) codes for the protein MISARPSPFPSLFLRCIYYFRELSRMCSRQREKEWQWTIFLLFLNFPFTDGSSSSYDLFQQSAYTGVVHRHRNRNWCAYVVHRNVSCAVQGGVESLEEPVLAPCPAYQPDCEQQVTFKTRFRPTYKIAFKTVTELEWRCCPGHQGPDCKDLKTSPKQQTVQGTQPYLQPNLGYTTRHTQRPERRETGHHEVRHSGTDKVRLLEGEVQRLSQTVLDLQTALTGLTANLRTDLQEDTNKMLVTLLNNMRPPDSGMSTGMEESPAVLDGHQTTRAGLGGDRGVENILARLDDLSNALKSKDEALEELRGTVTSHEGQIRLLMDASQSQAPAMVEGSAPTDLDVLQTYIDNKLEKLKKELDQSVEEHMNKLQSSCNDTIQTLQKTCEEGHDQGLVSLSKLVDTKEADLRKEIRELRLDMVAADGPIRTQRQTDPSKQEVDRSDYKDLWREIGRIAEAHRTLNVRIDNELAHLSAPQLDDEYGPLIEELETRINITEQNSELQLFYIEEKLTHTIADKVAALQQTLDERLNNMEDQFTNMLVEISNNSFPGMXGDSMDAIQAEVNQNKFLLQGLEDKVNAVGDLCSAGCTSTEGAVSTDSSPPISDNLKNIMKDLQLVXDDVDVLNSDVNSNSDKLKQLEDFINRESVGHQRSAKTMEDFQKGLVNLQDNVIGLAGAVKELGDSLSKYTLDLQRVNTTCCQAGRPAQDSSLGKGGISKWGELRNRLDTLSNQMSSELSRCERTPGVTDKISAVDGRVTRLEKVCGTMDEMSAGVERKDELERHVAGLRDRVHGMNATVGTHTSDIRSLQSSLQSFQKQLTAMAKQVAKDTAAKEPGITRRPERPSSLPDPNQNKPRITHIPQIHIPLIFPHQPSGSRPAHSPRQPARQPTSPVWPNTHRQPSSPQRPGQPTLTLVPRIPVVETGEAGPPGYSRRVTVRRGSEDLSSVPVKGFAGAPGYPPAKPVSFNPHINPVPVAVQVPWKPVYQAPAVSPVSLDSGADPFSFSAGLTQQPFSGGFGTIRFNRVFVNDGGHYSPNTGIFTVPTDGRYLISGLLTAKQGDRVEAVLSVSNRSVQRLQSSAGPGAGRHGGPARGSCGCGGSVSFSLILPLRKGDRVALVRTAGHLATTEAREILSTLSAIFLYAPQAPKIAGAVPTDRPRQRTGLLPVS